In Cicer arietinum cultivar CDC Frontier isolate Library 1 chromosome 7, Cicar.CDCFrontier_v2.0, whole genome shotgun sequence, the genomic window GTAAATCGCCTTGATTGTACCATATATATCTTTGAGTTTCATATGTTGTGTTCAGAATTGAAGACCTAGTGAACTGACCtgataattttttacaatacTAAAGTTACATCTTTGTTGTGCATTTGGTAATGAGTGGGAGAATTTGGTCTTGTAATCTATGACTCAACAAGTTAGTCACCACTGGATCATATTCTGCTTAGTTATTATTGATCTCTTTGGCTGTATAGTCACTTCTATCTGTAATTTTATGTTTCTCATTGTTAGTAAATCTATTTCTTACACTGCATATCTCTCTCGCTCTCGTGTAACTAAACATTTTATTTACATTGTATCTGTCATCTTTTGTGACGGAAAACAGGATGAGAAGTATTGGACACTAATGCCTCCATTGCCTTCGTATGGGTACGGAAGGGAGCGTCCTGGGCCTCGATATGGAAGTTTGATTCATGGTCAGAATCTTAAAGATGTTGTGATAACAGGTGAGAAATTTCATCTTGCTTCCACTTAGTTATCCATCCTTCATGAAAAATGTCTTTAGTTAATATTGAATGTCATTGATCGTATTCAAGTATTTATCTTGCAACACAATCTATTTGGTGTACTTTGAGGATAAAGAAGGAATATCAACATATTCGTTCTTGATCCCTTCATTTTAGTCTCTAGAAGAAAATAATATTGCCAACTTATCTGTATAGTCGATATgccaaaatttcaaattcaaaggCTCAGCGATGAACAAAAATCTGAACATTTCCTTGATCTCTCTCTGTCCTTGAACATTTGCTTTTCACCCGTCTTTATGTGATGCTTCGGGATAATTTCAAAGTTTTCTCTTATTTCATCTATTGCCATGATTGACAATGACAGGGCATAATGGCACTATAAATGGCCAAGGACAATCATGGTGGAAAAAATATCGCCAAAAGCGTCTCAACTACACAAGAGGCCCACTTGTTCAGATCATGTGGTCTAGTGACATTTTAATCACAAATATTACTCTACGCGATTCTCCATTTTGGACACTCCATCCATATGACTGCAAAAACATTACAATAAAAGGTGTTACAATTTTGGCTCCTGTATTTGAAGCTCCAAACACTGACGGCATAGATCCTGGTAAGTATCCTCTACCAAGTACAAAACGTTATTCATATCTTCGTTGTGATCTACGATTTGCTGATCAGTTATATGGTTTGTGCAGACTCTTGCGAGGATATGTTGATAGAAGATTGTTACATAAGTGTGGGTGATGATGCAATTGCAATAAAAAGTGGCTGGGATCAATATGGAATTGCTTATGGAAGACCTTCCATGAATATAATGATCCGAAACCTTGTTGTTCGCTCTATGGTCAGGTTAGTCCCTAACTCAACCAACTCATATCTTTCTGCATGGCCGATGTCTTTCGGCATCTTGTGATCAAACGTTTAACCACTTTTAAGTATGTGTCTGCGCAAAACTAAGAACTTAATGCCTCTGATCATGCCATGTCATAGCTgttgatgattttattttattttattttatgaaacaGTGCTGGTATCTCAATAGGTAGTGAGATGTCTGGCGGCGTATCCAATGTCACTGTGGAGAATATTCTTATATGGAATTCTAGGCGTGGTGTGAGGATAAAGACTGCAGCCGGGCGGGGCGGATATGTGCGGCAAATAACTTATCGGAATCTAACATTTGAGAATGTCCGTGTTGGAATTGTGATGAAAACAGATTACAATGAACACGCTGATGATGGATACGACCCTACCGCACTTCCCGACATAAGAGACATAAACTTCATCAATATCCACGGCCATGGAGTTCGTGTGCCGGTACGTATTCATGGTAGCGAAGAGATTCCTGTGAAAAATGTAACTTTTCGTGACATGTCAGTTGGGTTAACCTACAAGAAGAAACACATCTTTCAGTGTGCATTTGTACAAGGCCGCGTGATTGGGACCATCTTTCCGTCTCCGTGCGAGAACCTTGATCGGTACAATGAGCATGGACAGTTGGTTAAACAATCCATGTCACAGAATGTAACAGATATAGATTATGATTTTTGAGGTTTCATGTTCCAAGATACTCGGGCTTCAATTTATGTTTGTATTAGATTCATTTTTTGTGGGGTTGGAGCAGTCAAGTCATACATTTTTGTTTCTCCTTTTGTAATTTCACTTCCCCTCTGCATTTTATAGCTTTCTGAAGTGGAGTTGTAAATACGAAAAAAAGTTCAGATGCTTATAAAAATTTAACGTGTTACACGAATGCATAGTCCTTGTGCCCTTATTCTAGAGGGGGATTTATTGCAAgcaatataataatttatgctGAGCAATGGCATTCCCTACCCCTGAACTGAtctttgtttatatataatcaTAAGTTAAAACATGAAATGAACTACTGAAAGttcctaaatttttttaaggttgaaaaatgcagattttaatatgtattgtacaatttaaaatatcagCTTAAGTCTGAACTACTGAATTTGATCAACCAATTACCAATTTTTGATTGCGTAATTACGGATAAAAAGAGTGGAAATACGAATGGTGTGATTGTGACGGTGTAGTGGACTTGTGGTGATGGTGAGTGATACAAACATGAACATCACGTGGATGCGTACTGTCCCATCCCAACCAACCATTTGATGAAGTGAACCACTTGCTACTAATGAAGACTCACTCTTCCCCCGTGAAACATGTAATTGCTTTGGGTTGTTTATAgattaagagaaaataaatatccattttttttttaaattaaatagattTATATTCAGTTTAGTAAGAGTctttttattagtttatatCTTATAGTATATTTTAGTAACAGTCTCTTCATGAGTTTATATCTTATAGTATATTTTGATAAACTAATTTAAATAGTTTGAGTTTAcaacctataatttttttttattattgtaactaaaattattgtttatcttttatattttatttattataactaaaataaataattttaaattttaaaaataataatttatttataaataatttaaaagtaaaaataatattaataaataataatttaaagtaaataatttattaaggaGGTAATGGGATGTCctattatgtcattttatattttaagtcaATTCAACCGTTAATTACATTGTACACTTAACTTAATATTGTAAGTTAATTTACTTTTGTTGATTTACAAAATTGATCTTCTATTTAAATATTAGACAATTTTGATTCATCTTTTAAGACttctaaattacaaaaatgaagatgtgacatattttaaatagtgTGATATACGATACGACGATTTagaataaagtaaaataattaaaaataactcatAAACCCTCTAAAAACTTTAGTttcaacttataaaattatttatttttataacttaactattaacatataaataattaatgcatttatataattatacatcataaaactgtatattaaattatttagaaCATGTCAcatattcattatttaatttaaaaataataataaaaagaccaaaattattgaattcaaatataataaatgtgaaattaagaGTAAAGGGCCAACAAAAAAATATGCACGTTGTgtccaaatattatttttctattttgtaaaCTTGTCTaaaactaacaaaataattttatcgtttatattattattttgtgcatttttaACGCCTAATTTATGGtgtagttaatttaattaattatcaaaatattttttttaatgaaaaataaataaataaaaagagagaaGGGCGACGctgaatttgagagaaaaataaattagaaaaattaataaaatattagaaaagGGTAGTTGTGTAGGTAATTGGAGTGtgtaaagtttaatttttttaaaaaaatactcctctaaattcaaaaataagaaaaaaaaaacattgttatatctactgaatttaaataaataaaatctaactAACTTTAtcatagttaattttattttttttcaaaatattattcaatgtAACATATTTCTACACAAAACTGAATAGAAACAAgggatatttaaaaaatataatgtgatTATATGAATagaattaaatgaaaataatcaTTATTCTTAATCTAAATATAGATAAATAGTTACGTTTACTTATAACTGAGTTCAaagatattatataataataataataataataataataataataataataataataataataatagtaataataataataataaaattaaataaaaaaatcgaCTATCTATACCTTTATAGATGTGGTCCTGCTCTTTGGGGAGCGACACCAACACAGTAGGGTAAGGTTCATAACATTCACGTGTAAAACATGGTCACttaatattgaaaatataaaatagttacgTTTACTTATAACTGAGTTCAaagatattatataataataataataataataataataataataataataataataataataataataataataataatagtaataataataataataaaattaaataaaaaaatcgaCTATCTATACCTTTATAGATGTGGTCCTGCTCTTTGGGGAGCGACACCAACACAGTAGGGTAAGGTTCATAACATTCACGTGTAAAACATGGTCACttaatattgaaaatataattaattcaatgTATTATGTGGtcaataaattatcatatttcttttagtaaaattaGTTTCCTTTTCAACAACCATCTACGTGTATGATGAATGATGTGTAAATActtcataaatttaattcattatgttgttaatgaattatcaatttgttttatataaCTACTTAACTCATTTCATTGTGTGGTTATTGAGTTATTTTAATATTCCATTTTTCACGGCTCGTATATTAAATGTGCTCGTATATTAAGAAATTCACAATAAAGGTTATTTCTCTTATTTAACACCGAATTAAAAATGCGGTGCTATATAAATGAATGTTTGATAAAGGATATCCCATCTCATTACTTTACGTggatttcatttaaaaattgtGGTGAATGTAGCACCGctagtatatataaaataaagtcaataaAAGGGAATGTATTTTGTTCAAATGGTTAAtacaaaatctaaattattaCTGTTTTGAGCATAAACAACACAATTAATTAACCATTAAACGtaattatgattatattattctttaacttgtattttttagtgatttatttaaaaacatgtGATTAAATACATTCATAGAATAATCAATGATCTCATCATgaaataaatcaaaaacatcATGCTTTACTTGAATTGGAGATTAATCATAATAacattttgatttataaaacaacgttctgatttttataaaaaaacattttgattATTCGTTTTTAAAGAcacaattaaaacaaaataatgctCTATAGTATAAACCTTAGGTTAAAACGTATAAAAAATAGTCAAATCAATAATCAAATTCAAAACTTAAGTAGAAAGTCCAAATAagcaaaacaattttaaaatcgacGAATATATTGATGAGTTGTGAACAAGGACAACAAAGATATGAATACATTGTTGTGGCACTTTTTGTAGAAACCTCAACATGGTTATGAGACAGGGACTAACATTTTGTAGTTATGCAATTACTCATCCACATTTTCCATACAATACATAACCAATAAAGTTATGATTTTATAGAAGAACATTATGGATCAAGTAACATACATGTCTAATAAAGTTCAATATGAACAAACAATTTTGTTGAGGTCTAGTAACAATTATATTGAGTCTTTTTAACCCCCTCCTCATCTATAAAAGGAGCATCAATGAgaagacaacaacaagagtTTTTAGGACAATCATTCCACACTTAAACAATCATATTCAAGCAACAAAGCTCTTCACTCAAACAATCATATTCAAGCAACAAAGTTATTCAGTTAttgttgataatcaatctcaaacaagtgttagGTAGATTttgatcataattttttttttatcactcaCGTAATTTGAAACTCAAATCTATCTcttaatatatagtttgagtatgttgtaaaaaaaaattatagttatcaAAATGTgaattgtaaaaatcatttcaagaGTTTATAGTTATCAAAAGGTGAATTGTTAAAATCATTTCAAGATTGAAATGTGAATTCTGAAACTGATCAAAAGCAATTAGGCATGCCAACAGAGTGGGACGGGGGCAGATTTTGCTTCCTCCACCTCCGCACCTAAGAAGTCAGAGAAAACCTGCACCCGTTTTTATCAGGTGTGAAACTTAAATATACATCTTCGCCTGTGACAGAGTTCGGTTTCTTCGTTCCCAACAACAtccatttttatatatatatagtaaatttaaattcatatttattataattaatatagcaaaataattatcatacaatattaaaataatattttctacagatagatgattataattttaatattgaaaaaatattaaatatattgaatatatacctatatatagaattaaaaaataacaataatattactagtgGGACGAGTTCGGGTGCAGGTGCGGAATGGATATCAACACCACCACTCACGCCACCGCCCCCAAGTTTAAATATCAAGAAAAATATGTACTCATACCTGTACCTAATGAAAATAGATTTTCTCACCCAAATCACAACAGATTCAAATAGGTAACCGCGTGTGCGGGTTGTGTTATCATCCTTAAATGTGAGGACCGTACGTAGTCCATTTTCGGTCAATCATGATACATCATTGTGGGATattcttatcattattttcatttattccTCATTCACTGATCATTTATCACCTATAAACAatctactttatttatttttaactcacTCATGATGTTATGTACTTTTTGTTTGaaatcaatattaattttgagttaatttaaattaagttaagaaattcatattttaaaaaagagaccacaattcaaactctcttcattgtgattgatattattatttcacaacttttagattaaatacatatatttttgtttactcGACATTTTCTTACATATAAAACTAGAGGTAATATTTAATAGAGTTATTTGTGTTCCATATAATTTTATGtcacaaatataaacaaaaggcaaaatatatttaatataaattgaaagtcaaattcattttgaattttgtttatcaCATAAggagttatatttttttctatattttaggGTGCAATTGTTTGAGAGTTGCAAAACATATTACTAGGAATGGAAAATTGGAAATAAATATGCTCATATTTGTTATacatatatacattttttttctaaattgaaTTATAGCcagcagttttttttttctttcctggTGAAGACATGATCTTTATTTCCAAGTTATCAGGATGGGAAACCTATTCCTAGATAGAGTAGAACAATTTTTTGTGCGTAAAATCCTATTTCATCCCACTAACCTAATAAAATAACTTCTACCGCAAGTGCAATgaacttttttttgtttaacatatcattttattaattatttatttatttattgaaatttcaaaacattattctcataaatttaaattattatctaagACATTTCTTGAAAAAAGATCCATCGTTATAAATTCTAAGAATGTTAATCtaaagaataaattttaaaatcatcaaaCAAACACATCTTTATATTTTAGATCAAATTTTACTCtactttgacaaaaaaaattaatatgtgaTATGTTTTAGTTTTTAGATTTTCACCAAGTCATATATCTAAAATAAGatcataagaagaaaaaaacacgAGAGATAGTTGGTTGCATTCTTAAGATACAACTTTGTacatagatatatatatttttcttcattttttatattaactgataaataaataaaaaataattaataaacaataaaaataataactaattaataataatataaaactaattaaaattaataataatataaaaaataaaaaaattgtagagATTAAATACAAATGCGATAACATTTGTACAACATTTTAACAACTCTCTTTAATTTTACTGCTTATTCACTAACTATTTATGGTTGTTAAATGGAACattgtaaacaaattatcaacTCCTTGaatcttaatttaaaaaagaaaaaatgtgcGAATATCGCATTCCAGACTACTAgcccaaaaataaatttctcaCACAGTCGCATTTTGAGATGGGACCCAATGAAAACTGAAAttctagaatttttttaaaaaaaagcaaTTGAATAGACGCGGTTTGTTCACGTGACGAGTCTCGTAATGTTAGAAAACAATAACGTACCATACCCgcctttaattaattaatggcTCAACTTTCAAAAAGCATCAAAGCAAAGGGTAGTTTTTTCGAGTATAGATTAGAAACCAAGGAAGGAAGGAGCTCACGCAGAAAACAAATGCAAGTGGACAAAACTCGCCGCTACCCTTCACCACACGCACATAACACGTGTTGGAAATTACTTACCAAAAACCACGCAATTTTTTAATAAGGAAATGTTCAGAGTGGACTTATACAGGTGCAATAGGTCAGAGTCggcaacaaataattaaaataagtacTACCCATTTAGGcaaaatttcaatataaatacCACCCATTTATTTCTCGTGCTCCAATTTCATATTCCCTCATACTTGTTtcctattaaattaataaaccgTTGATGGCGACTTTGctatttattatgtatataaGCTAATAAAAACCCACCACCAAGGAAACGAAACAAAATCCTCTCTCATTATCAAACCGTGCCGTTTCTCTCATCGTCGTGTCTTCTCAAAAATCAATTCCTTGAACCCTATTTCTCTCTACATTTCAACATAGAAATATGTCAAGCTCATCGGAAAATTCTGGATTTTCCGGCCATAAACCGGCAAAGTTGCCGGAGAAATCTAACTTTTCTCATACATGTAATCTACTAAGCCAATACATCAAGGAAAACGGAAGTTTTGGAGGCCTTACCCTCGGAAAGCCATGCACCGTC contains:
- the LOC101515598 gene encoding probable polygalacturonase is translated as MMVETSTLGRFHHQRLDFKRWVPSFLTSHKTLFMVLWIAAFLSVFMWQRNMVVGGFLVFGQVPVRPIPKLRPVVFNLTDFGGVGDGVTLNTEAFERAVSAISKLGKKGGAQLNVPPGRWLTAPFNLTSHITLFLAEDSVILGIDDEKYWTLMPPLPSYGYGRERPGPRYGSLIHGQNLKDVVITGHNGTINGQGQSWWKKYRQKRLNYTRGPLVQIMWSSDILITNITLRDSPFWTLHPYDCKNITIKGVTILAPVFEAPNTDGIDPDSCEDMLIEDCYISVGDDAIAIKSGWDQYGIAYGRPSMNIMIRNLVVRSMVSAGISIGSEMSGGVSNVTVENILIWNSRRGVRIKTAAGRGGYVRQITYRNLTFENVRVGIVMKTDYNEHADDGYDPTALPDIRDINFINIHGHGVRVPVRIHGSEEIPVKNVTFRDMSVGLTYKKKHIFQCAFVQGRVIGTIFPSPCENLDRYNEHGQLVKQSMSQNVTDIDYDF